Proteins found in one Balearica regulorum gibbericeps isolate bBalReg1 chromosome 17, bBalReg1.pri, whole genome shotgun sequence genomic segment:
- the SERPIND1 gene encoding heparin cofactor 2, which produces MMFLFHLLAFALIITSTFGGVKDFSEHFESLKDAQPHENGTYDMPNLPPEFHRENTITNDLIPEEEEEEDYLDLDKILGEDDYSDIIDAGPYMVSEIQQGNILELFQGKTRIQRLNILNANFGFNLYRSVADKANSSDNILMAPVGISTAMAMISLGLKDQTQQEVLSVLGFQDFINASTKYELMTVHNLFRKLTHRLFRRNFGYTLRSVNDLYIQKDFSILNDFRNNMKTYYFADAQPADFSDPNFITKTNERILKLTKGLIKEALVNVNPTTLMMILNCLYFKGTWENKFPVEMTTKRSFRLNEKQTIKVPMMQTKGNFLAAADPELDCGVIQLPFVGNISMLIVLPHKLSGMKALEKQITPQVVEKWQKSMTNRTREVVLPKFKLEKSYNLIGYLRSMGIEELFNENGDYSGISNEKVTIDRFNHQGTITVNEEGTEAGAITNVGFMPLSTQIRFIVDRPFLFLIYEHRTSCLLFMGRVVNPAKS; this is translated from the exons ATGATGTTCCTATttcatttgcttgcttttgctctcATCATAACCTCCACATTTGGTGGAGTCAAGGACTTCAGTGAGCATTTTGAAAGCCTTAAAGATGCACAGCCACATGAAAACGGGACCTATGATATGCCAAACTTACCACCCGAGTTCCACAGAGAAAACACCATCACTAATGACTTGATTcctgaagaggaggaggaagaggactATCTAGATCTTGACAAGATACTGGGAGAAGATGACTACAGCGACATTATTGATGCTGGCCCGTACATGGTTTCAGAAATTCAGCAGGGGAATATTCTTGAACTATTCCAAGGCAAAACCAGAATCCAGCGCCTCAATATCCTCAATGCAAACTTTGGCTTCAACCTTTACCGCAGTGTGGCAGACAAGGCCAACTCTTCAGATAATATTCTCATGGCTCCTGTTGGGATTTCCACTGCAATGGCTATGATTTCTCTGGGTCTGAAGGATCAAACTCAGCAGGAAGTATTATCTGTTCTTGGCTTTCAAGACTTCATTAATGCCAGCACCAAATATGAGCTGATGACTGTCCATAATCTCTTCCGCAAACTCACTCATCGTCTCTTCAGGCGCAATTTTGGTTATACACTGAGGTCTGTCAATGATCTTTATATTCAGAAGGACTTCTCTATTCTGAATGATTTCAGAAACAATATGAAAACATACTACTTTGCCGATGCCCAACCAGCTGATTTTTCAGATCCCAACTTCATAACTAAAACCAATGAGCGTATCTTGAAGCTGACCAAAGGATTAATAAAGGAAGCTCTTGTGAATGTAAACCCTACAACGCTGATGATGATTCTTAACTGTCTTTACTTTAAAG GAACTTGGGAGAATAAATTTCCAGTGGAAATGACTACAAAGAGAAGTTTCCGACTGAATGAGAAGCAAACAATAAAGGTTCCTATGATGCAGACTAAAGGGAACTTCCTAGCTGCTGCAGACCCCGAGCTAGACTGCGGTGTGATCCAGCTCCCGTTCGTGGGGAACATCAGCATGCTGATCGTACTGCCACACAAACTCTCTGGCATGAAAGCCCTAGAAAAGCAGATAACACCTCAAGTGGTGGAAAAATGGCAGAAGAGCATGACTAACAG aACAAGAGAAGTGGTTCTGCCTAAATTTAAGCTGGAAAAGAGTTATAACTTGATCGGTTATCTGAGATCCATGGGAATAGAAGAACTGTTCAATGAAAACGGCGACTACTCTGGTATATCGAATGAGAAGGTCACCATTGACAGG TTCAATCATCAAGGCACAATAACTGTGAATGAGGAAGGCACAGAGGCTGGAGCAATAACCAACGTCGGGTTCATGCCTCTTTCTACTCAGATTCGCTTTATTGTCGACCGCCCCTTTTTGTTTCTAATCTACGAACATCGTACGAGTTGCCTTCTGTTTATGGGTAGAGTTGTCAACccagccaaatcttaa